GGCCCGATCGAGGTACGCACCAGCCGGCTCACCGGATGCCCGACCTCGTCCAGCAACCGCCGGACGATGTGCTTGCGCCCCTCGTGCAGGGTCACCTCCACCTGGGCGGTCTTGCCCAGGGTGTCCACCACCTTGAACGAGTCGACGGTGACCGGGCCGTCCTCCAGCTCCACCCCGGCCATCAGCCGCTTGCCGAGGTTGCGCGGGATCACCCCGGAGACCTGACACAGGTACGTCTTCGGCACCCCGTACGACGGGTGGGTCAGCTTGTGCGCCAGGTCACCGTCGTTGGTGAGCAGCAGCAGGCCCTCGCTGTCCGCGTCGAGCCGCCCGACGTGGTAGACCCGCTGCTCGACCCGGTTGCCGATGAAGTCGGCAAGCGCGGTACGCCCCTTCTCGTCGGCCATCGTGGAGACCACTCCGCGTGGCTTGTTCAGCGCCAGGTACACCAACCGGGTGTCGACCTGGAGGCGTTCGCCGTCGACGTGGATGACGTCGCGGGTCGGGTCGGCCCGGTCACCGAGCTGGGCCACCCGCCCGTTGACGGTGACCCGACGACGGAAGATCAGGTCCTCGCAGGCGCGGCGGGACCCGACCCCGGCGGCGGCGAGCACCTTCTGGAGCCGTTCGGCCCCCTCGTAGACGGGCGCGTCGGGCTTGGGGGTGCGGTCATCGGGTCGTGGCATCGGCGAACTCTTCTACGTCGTCGGGCAGGAAAGGGGCAAGTGGCGGCAGGTCGTGGACGCTGTCCAGGCCGAGTTTCTCCAGGAACAACGTGGTCGTCCGGTAGAGGAAGGCGCCGCTGTCCGGCTCGGCGCCGCACTCCTCGACCAGGCCGCGGGAGACCAGCGTACGGAGTACCCCGTCGCAGTTGACACCGCGGATGGCGGAGATCCGGCCCCGGGTGACCGGCTGCTTGTAGGCGACCACCGCCAGGGTCTCCAGCGCGGCCTGGGTGAGCCGGACGGACTGCCCGTCGAGGATGAACCGCTCCACGTACGGGGCGTGTTCCGGGCGGGTGTAGAGCCGCCAGCCGCCGGCCGCGCGCCGCAGCTCGAAGCCGTGCCCGGCGGCGGTGTAGTCCGCGGCGATCCGCTCCAGCGTGCCTCCGACCCGGGTGGCGGGCTGGTCCAGCACCTGGGCCAGGGTCGTCTCGCTGACCGGCTCGTCGACGACCAGCAGGATCGCCTCCAGCGCCCCGCGCAGCTCCGCGTCGTCCATCGGCGGGACCGGCTCGGGCTCGGCCCGCGCCACCCGGCGGCGCCCCCGGGGCGGGGCCGGGGCGGGCCGGTCGGCGTCGACCGGGGTGGGCTGGTCTGCTTCGGCCCGAACCGGCGCCGGGTCGGGCCGGTCGGCGCCGGCCGGAACGGAAGCCGCGTCGGGCTGGCCGGCGTCCGCCGGAACGGAAGCCGGGCCGGGTTGGTCGGCGTCCACCGGAACGGGGGGCGAGGTGGGCTGGTCGGCGTCGGACGGGGCGGGCGCAGGGCGGCGTTCCC
The sequence above is a segment of the Micromonospora sp. WMMD882 genome. Coding sequences within it:
- a CDS encoding pseudouridine synthase; the encoded protein is MPRPDDRTPKPDAPVYEGAERLQKVLAAAGVGSRRACEDLIFRRRVTVNGRVAQLGDRADPTRDVIHVDGERLQVDTRLVYLALNKPRGVVSTMADEKGRTALADFIGNRVEQRVYHVGRLDADSEGLLLLTNDGDLAHKLTHPSYGVPKTYLCQVSGVIPRNLGKRLMAGVELEDGPVTVDSFKVVDTLGKTAQVEVTLHEGRKHIVRRLLDEVGHPVSRLVRTSIGPIRLGDLRAGRTRRLTNAEVAALFRAVGD
- the scpB gene encoding SMC-Scp complex subunit ScpB, with protein sequence MSHEERAHSLADQAAAWVPPWERRPAPAPSDADQPTSPPVPVDADQPGPASVPADAGQPDAASVPAGADRPDPAPVRAEADQPTPVDADRPAPAPPRGRRRVARAEPEPVPPMDDAELRGALEAILLVVDEPVSETTLAQVLDQPATRVGGTLERIAADYTAAGHGFELRRAAGGWRLYTRPEHAPYVERFILDGQSVRLTQAALETLAVVAYKQPVTRGRISAIRGVNCDGVLRTLVSRGLVEECGAEPDSGAFLYRTTTLFLEKLGLDSVHDLPPLAPFLPDDVEEFADATTR